One Streptomyces lincolnensis genomic region harbors:
- a CDS encoding glycosyltransferase family 2 protein: MAWQRAVARGFDPPPAPRTPVTLVRYGEIREDPGPLPSGGVGVLLPTYVARCDRAAQETALGHLLDALDDVRRARPELPLTVWLGMQYGPGEQAEALDRLRGLTRSTAVPVVGFALPGPGKIRTINAALELSRPLGHDGWLWTDDDVEFGPGCLARLVDRFHERGRTGAVGARLVALPRASATSRTMDRVSGVTVPPGALPAAACMLVASDVLAGGIPARRLADDGHVLFELLDPDAADPLHALEVVPDAHGSFYRVARTSDTLRRLRRSLYSHVTCTADYPWATARTYLTGTLFHGLWPLAAWDGSGGTVRGLKRWTVKAVHLTWFCAVAAQLAARGAAGRPLRQVAWGDEGDFRSPATEARPAAAHTGR; this comes from the coding sequence ATGGCGTGGCAACGCGCGGTGGCCCGCGGCTTCGATCCGCCGCCCGCGCCACGGACCCCGGTGACCCTGGTCCGCTATGGCGAGATCCGGGAGGACCCCGGCCCCCTGCCCTCCGGCGGAGTCGGCGTGCTGTTGCCGACCTATGTGGCGCGCTGCGACCGGGCCGCGCAGGAGACCGCGCTCGGGCATCTCCTCGACGCCCTCGACGACGTACGACGGGCCCGTCCCGAACTGCCGCTGACGGTCTGGCTGGGCATGCAGTACGGCCCCGGCGAACAGGCGGAGGCCCTCGACCGGCTGCGCGGGCTGACCCGGTCCACCGCCGTGCCCGTCGTCGGCTTCGCGCTGCCCGGACCGGGGAAGATCCGCACGATCAACGCGGCCCTCGAACTGTCCCGTCCGCTCGGTCACGACGGCTGGCTGTGGACCGACGACGACGTCGAGTTCGGCCCCGGCTGCCTGGCCCGGCTCGTCGACCGCTTCCACGAACGTGGCCGCACCGGTGCCGTCGGCGCCCGCCTCGTCGCCCTGCCCCGCGCCTCGGCCACCTCCCGCACGATGGACCGGGTCTCCGGCGTCACGGTGCCACCCGGTGCCCTGCCGGCGGCGGCCTGCATGCTCGTCGCCTCCGACGTGCTCGCCGGGGGCATCCCGGCGCGGCGGCTGGCCGACGACGGCCATGTGCTCTTCGAACTCCTCGACCCCGACGCGGCCGACCCCCTGCACGCCCTCGAAGTGGTGCCCGACGCCCACGGCAGCTTCTACCGCGTCGCCCGCACCTCGGACACCCTGCGCCGGCTGCGCCGCTCCCTGTACAGCCATGTCACCTGCACGGCCGACTACCCGTGGGCGACCGCCCGCACCTACCTCACCGGCACCCTGTTCCACGGCCTGTGGCCGCTCGCCGCCTGGGACGGCAGCGGCGGCACGGTACGGGGCCTGAAGCGCTGGACCGTCAAGGCCGTCCACCTGACCTGGTTCTGCGCGGTCGCCGCGCAGCTCGCCGCTCGTGGTGCGGCGGGCCGCCCGCTGCGGCAGGTGGCCTGGGGCGACGAGGGCGACTTCCGCAGCCCGGCCACCGAGGCGCGGCCCGCCGCGGCGCACACCGGACGCTGA
- a CDS encoding ATP-binding cassette domain-containing protein: MRYSAPAEQQLGGASGPSAGRDVRLHAQGIVKSYGRRRVLNGVDLVVRAGEVAAIVGSNGAGKSSMLKICAGLLAPDKGRVTITGRLGYCPQNAGVMGFLTPREHFTLFGTGRGMGGREAGRRGRELASKLDWSVARDTLAKDLSGGTRQKLNVVLSALGDPDVLLLDEPYQGFDRGSYVDFWQNVWNWRDQGKAIVVVTHMLNQLDQVDQVLDLSPRAQEAGR, from the coding sequence ATGAGGTATTCCGCACCTGCGGAACAGCAGTTGGGAGGGGCGTCCGGGCCGTCGGCCGGGCGTGACGTCCGGCTGCACGCACAGGGGATCGTCAAGAGCTACGGCCGCCGCCGTGTCCTGAACGGCGTCGACCTCGTCGTCCGCGCCGGCGAGGTCGCCGCGATCGTCGGCAGCAACGGGGCCGGCAAGTCCAGCATGCTCAAGATCTGCGCGGGCCTGCTCGCCCCGGACAAGGGCCGGGTGACCATCACCGGACGCCTCGGCTACTGTCCCCAGAACGCCGGTGTCATGGGATTCCTCACCCCCCGCGAGCACTTCACGCTGTTCGGCACGGGCCGGGGCATGGGTGGCCGCGAGGCCGGCCGGCGCGGGCGTGAACTCGCCTCCAAGCTCGACTGGTCCGTCGCCCGGGACACCCTCGCCAAGGACCTCTCCGGCGGCACCCGGCAGAAGCTGAACGTCGTCCTGTCCGCCCTCGGAGACCCCGACGTCCTGCTGCTCGACGAGCCCTACCAGGGCTTCGACCGGGGCTCCTACGTGGACTTCTGGCAGAACGTCTGGAACTGGCGCGACCAGGGCAAGGCGATCGTCGTCGTGACGCACATGCTCAACCAGCTCGACCAGGTGGACCAGGTCCTGGACCTCAGCCCGCGCGCCCAGGAGGCCGGCCGATGA
- a CDS encoding prenyltransferase/squalene oxidase repeat-containing protein, which produces MNGAQRLPLGDSTEQALSRATEFLRSARDADGWWNDYEVRGPGQFWATAFVGASLAELPEGPGRAAAVSAWELLQQARGPSDGWGYCPQVPGDADITSWVLRLAEALDASRDARAEEGYRFVAAHLQDDGGISSYLPEIAAPFLDRVAPRWDAWYASHACVTAAAAGLLELPVHERLLERLREIQRPDGAWPAYWWPDREYPTALAAEALTAGRPADVPSEVRSAARWAAARIGADGAVRTEWEPEGSAFATAFALRAVLAGAPEDRDTVRRAVSYLLDSQEKDGGWRPSAWCRVPGPMERDPDAREHWERGRRGKAALGSVVLDTRALYTTASVVAALARANAAAVAPAAGVTTGQQAGQ; this is translated from the coding sequence GTGAACGGTGCACAGCGATTACCCCTCGGCGATTCCACGGAACAAGCCCTGTCGAGGGCAACGGAATTCCTCCGATCCGCGCGTGACGCGGACGGCTGGTGGAACGACTACGAAGTCCGCGGACCCGGCCAGTTCTGGGCCACCGCCTTTGTCGGGGCCTCACTCGCGGAATTGCCCGAAGGGCCCGGACGAGCGGCGGCGGTCTCCGCCTGGGAACTGCTGCAACAGGCCCGTGGCCCGTCCGACGGCTGGGGCTACTGTCCCCAGGTCCCCGGCGACGCCGACATCACCTCCTGGGTGCTGCGCCTGGCCGAGGCGCTGGACGCCTCGCGGGACGCCCGCGCCGAGGAGGGCTACCGCTTCGTGGCCGCGCACCTCCAGGACGACGGCGGCATCTCCAGCTACCTGCCGGAGATCGCCGCACCCTTCCTGGACCGGGTGGCCCCCCGCTGGGACGCCTGGTACGCGAGCCACGCCTGCGTCACCGCGGCCGCCGCCGGACTGCTCGAACTGCCCGTCCACGAACGGCTGTTGGAGCGACTCCGGGAGATCCAGCGCCCCGACGGGGCGTGGCCCGCCTACTGGTGGCCCGACCGGGAGTACCCGACCGCGCTCGCCGCGGAGGCGCTCACCGCCGGCCGGCCGGCCGACGTGCCGTCCGAGGTGCGCTCGGCCGCCCGCTGGGCCGCGGCCAGGATCGGCGCCGACGGTGCGGTACGCACCGAGTGGGAGCCGGAGGGCTCGGCCTTCGCCACCGCCTTCGCCCTGCGCGCCGTCCTGGCGGGGGCGCCCGAGGACCGTGACACCGTCCGCCGGGCGGTGTCGTACCTGCTCGACTCCCAGGAGAAGGACGGCGGTTGGCGGCCCTCGGCCTGGTGCCGGGTGCCCGGCCCCATGGAGCGGGACCCCGACGCACGCGAGCACTGGGAGCGCGGACGTCGCGGAAAGGCCGCGCTGGGCTCCGTCGTCCTGGACACCAGGGCGCTCTACACCACGGCGTCGGTCGTCGCCGCCCTCGCCAGGGCGAACGCCGCGGCGGTGGCCCCGGCGGCCGGGGTCACGACCGGACAACAAGCCGGACAATAA